Proteins co-encoded in one Chrysemys picta bellii isolate R12L10 chromosome 13, ASM1138683v2, whole genome shotgun sequence genomic window:
- the LOC101939857 gene encoding BPTI/Kunitz domain-containing protein-like: MKSGHLLLGLLALWADLTPASGQLRQANAICNLPADPGPCEAYMPSYFYNSATKRCEQFIYGGCQGNANRFPSVDECLKTCGSSGDICQLPPETGPCKGQIPRFFYNPASRTCERFIYGGCRGNGNNFRTLLECQQACMKRGPMRARPGRARA, from the exons ATGAAATCAGGccacctcctcctggggctcctcGCCCTCTGGGCTGACCTGACACCTGCCTCTGGGCAGCTCCGTCAAG CTAACGCCATCTGCAATCTCCCTGCGGACCCCGGCCCCTGTGAGGCCTACATGCCCAGCTACTTCTACAACTCGGCCACCAAGAGGTGCGAGCAGTTCATTTACGGCGGCTGCCAGGGCAATGCAAACAGGTTTCCCAGTGTGGACGAATGTCTCAAGACCTGTGGAAGCTCAG GTGACATTTGCCAACTCCCGCCTGAGACGGGCCCTTGCAAGGGACAGATCCCGCGCTTCTTCTACAACCCGGCCTCCAGGACGTGTGAAAGGTTCATCTACGGCGGCTGCCGGGGCAACGGGAACAACTTTAGAACTCTCCTGGAGTGCCAGCAGGCCTGCATGAAACGCG GGCCGATGAGAGCGAGACCGGGAAGAGCCAGAGCGTGA